The following coding sequences are from one Triticum aestivum cultivar Chinese Spring chromosome 5A, IWGSC CS RefSeq v2.1, whole genome shotgun sequence window:
- the LOC123106029 gene encoding BTB/POZ and MATH domain-containing protein 2-like, with the protein MANSSPSSVNKHISETSSRCRTECVATAHNFEVTEYSLLEGMGIDKFVSSSTFSVGGYDWNIRIYPDGWKEEDKGAYMSVFLRICSKPTTGVKVKYTFGLLEKDGKVSCLYSETHTPSSGFWGCPKFIEKSKLKELLSRNDDCFTLRCVLTVMKEPRTEDVSTVIVQVPQSNLHTHFVNMLKDGEGMDVTFSVGGQQFSAHRCVLAARSLVFKAELFGQMKETAMKHIKIDDMDPSVFEALLHFIYTDSLPSDSDLDRNVELQHLLVAADRYGLDQLKAMCEGKLCQKIDVQTVATTLALAEQHHAAQLKDACLRHLSSQEVLRAVKETDGFKHLTASCPWIMMDILEKVAPPSGA; encoded by the exons ATGGCCAACAGCTCGCCTTCCTCTGTCAACAAGCACATATCCGAGACCTCGTCGAGATGCCGGACAGAGTGTGTCGCCACCGCCCACAACTTCGAGGTGACTGAGTATTCGCTGCTCGAGGGTATGGGTATCGACAAGTTCGTTAGCTCCAGCACATTCAGCGTCGGCGGCTATGACTGGAACATCAGGATCTACCCTGATGGGTGGAAGGAAGAAGACAAAGGTGCCTACATGTCTGTCTTCTTGCGCATCTGCAGTAAGCCAACAACGGGTGTCAAGGTGAAGTACACATTCGGTTTATTGGAGAAAGATGGAAAAGTTAGTTGTCTGTACAGCgaaacacatactccctcc TCCGGTTTTTGGGGCTGCCCCAAGTTTATTGAGAAGTCCAAGCTGAAGGAACTGCTATCCCGCAATGACGACTGCTTCACGCTCAGGTGCGTTTTGACCGTGATGAAAGAGCCTCGCACTGAAGATGTAAGCACAGTCATAGTCCAAGTGCCGCAGTCAAACCTGCACACACACTTTGTGAACATGCTCAAGGACGGAGAAGGCATGGATGTGACGTTCAGTGTCGGCGGCCAACAGTTCAGTGCACATAGATGCGTGTTAGCCGCGCGATCCTTGGTGTTCAAGGCCGAGCTCTTTGGTCAGATGAAGGAGACCGCCATGAAACACATCAAGATCGATGACATGGATCCTTCTGTATTCGAGGCACTTCTGCACTTCATATACACTGATTCTCTGCCAAGCGACTCGGATCTGGATCGGAATGTGGAATTGCAGCACTTGTTGGTTGCCGCAGATCGGTACGGACTGGACCAGCTGAAGGCTATGTGTGAAGGGAAGCTATGCCAGAAAATCGATGTGCAAACAGTGGCAACCACCCTTGCTTTAGCAGAGCAGCACCACGCCGCGCAACTCAAGGATGCTTGTCTCAGACACCTTTCTTCACAGGAGGTGCTTCGAGCTGTCAAAGAGACTGATGGATTCAAGCACCTCACAGCAAGCTGCCCATGGATCATGATGGACATTTTAGAGAAGGTCGCGCCACCGTCAGGAGCATGA
- the LOC123106028 gene encoding BTB/POZ and MATH domain-containing protein 2-like, whose translation MGNNNSTSSVSKPIPETSSRCLTECATAAHNFEVTRYSLLEGMGVGKFVSSSTFSVGSYGWDIRIYPDGWEEEDKAAYMSVFLCFCSGATTAVKVRYTFSLLGKDGKITTNLEGGTHTFRSVGTIRGWPRFTDKCELKELLLRDDDCFTIRCVLTVIKEPRTEDLSTTEVSVPQSDLHTHFANMLKDGLGVDVTFSVGGQLFTAHRCVLAARSSVFKAELFGPMKESTMKCIKIDDMEPSVFEALLHFIYTDSLPSDLDQDQNVELQHLLVAADRYGLERLKAMCQGKLCQKIDVQTVATTLALAEQHHAAQLKNACLRYLSSQEVLRAVKETDGFKHLTASCPWIMDILEKVAPPSGV comes from the coding sequence ATGGGCAACAACAATTCAACTTCTTCAGTTAGCAAGCCCATACCCGAGACATCGTCGAGGTGCCTGACGGAGTGCGCCACCGCCGCCCACAACTTCGAGGTGACGAGGTACTCGCTGCTCGAGGGCATGGGAGTCGGCAAGTTCGTTAGCTCGAGCACATTCAGCGTCGGCAGCTATGGCTGGGACATCAGGATCTACCCTGATGGATGGGAGGAGGAGGACAAAGCCGCCTACATGTCAGTCTTCTTGTGTTTCTGCAGTGGAGCAACAACGGCTGTGAAGGTGAGGTACACTTTCAGCTTACTGGGGAAAGATGGAAAAATTACTACTAATCTAGAGGGCGGAACACATACCTTTCGGTCGGTAGGTACTATACGGGGCTGGCCCAGGTTTACCGACAAGTGCGAGCTCAAGGAATTGCTACTCCGTGATGATGACTGCTTCACCATCAGGTGTGTTTTGACCGTCATAAAAGAGCCTCGCACGGAAGATTTAAGCACAACTGAAGTCTCAGTTCCACAGTCAGACCTGCACACACACTTTGCTAACATGTTGAAGGATGGGCTAGGTGTGGATGTGACATTCAGCGTCGGCGGTCAACTCTTCACTGCACATAGATGCGTGTTAGCTGCACGATCCTCGGTTTTCAAGGCTGAGCTCTTTGGTCCAATGAAGGAGTCCACCATGAAGTGCATCAAGATCGATGACATGGAGCCTTCTGTCTTCGAGGCACTTCTTCACTTCATATACACAGATTCTCTGCCAAGTGACTTGGATCAGGATCAGAATGTGGAATTGCAGCACCTGTTGGTTGCCGCAGATCGGTATGGACTAGAGAGGCTAAAGGCTATGTGTCAAGGGAAGCTATGCCAGAAAATTGATGTGCAAACAGTTGCAACCACCCTTGCTTTAGCGGAGCAGCACCACGCCGCGCAACTCAAGAATGCTTGTCTCAGATACCTTTCTTCACAGGAGGTGCTTCGAGCTGTCAAGGAGACTGATGGATTCAAGCACCTCACAGCAAGCTGCCCGTGGATTATGGACATTTTAGAGAAGGTTGCGCCACCGTCAGGAGTATGA
- the LOC123106027 gene encoding pentatricopeptide repeat-containing protein At3g53170 codes for MGAVSLSCFAACRSAPYLLRLAPLHGTMHSPARCAATTATASPPLRAPFVAMAQRGRRPPSSAPPEAEQPDEALARILRREAAVSGVPRKAAAGTSQHSTRLWPRAVLEALDSAVASSRWESALEIFELLRKQRWYEPRTQTYARLLMMLGRCRQPGPATALFKVMLSEKQLAPTVDVYTALVGAYGYSGLLDEAMATVGLMKGADTDCKPDEYTFSVLINCCCKSRRFDLIPTVLDEMSYLGIGCNVVIHNGIIDGYGKAGMLEEMDDALSNMLQDGDNVPDIYTMNSIIWAYGNRGRVDDMEKWYDEFQLMGVEPDTRTFNIMMKSYGKANMPDKMLSILKYMKRRFFSPSAATFNIIIDCFGRAGNIEKMEYYFRLMKIQGVKPNPITYCSLVNGYSKAGLLDMVPAIIRQTENTDVVLDTPFFNCVISAYAKSGDIEIMEEMLVLMKEKKCKPDKVIYTTMIQAYMAHGMDEAAKLLETEMERFNNKLLGPVPVVDYK; via the exons ATGGGAGCAGTTTCGCTCAGTTGCTTTGCCGCCTGCCGCTCGGCACCTTATCTCCTCCGTCTCGCGCCACTCCACGGCACCATGCACTCGCCGGCGCgctgcgccgccaccaccgccaccgcgtCCCCGCCTCTGCGCGCGCCGTTCGTCGCCATGGCCCAGCGCGGCCGCAGGCCGCCCTCGTCCGCGCCCCCCGAGGCCGAGCAGCCGGACGAGGCGCTCGCCCGCATCCTCCGCAGGGAGGCCGCCGTCTCCGGCGTCCCCCGCAAGGCCGCCGCGGGCACCAGCCAGCACTCCACCCGCCTCTGGCCCCGCGCCGTCCTCGAGGCCCTCGACTCCGCCGTCGCCTCCTCCCGCTGGGAGTCCGCCCTCGAG ATCTTCGAGCTGCTGCGGAAGCAGCGGTGGTACGAGCCGAGGACGCAGACCTACGCCAGGCTGCTGATGATGCTCGGCAGGTGCCGGCAGCCCGGCCCAGCCACGGCCCTCTTCAAGGTGATGCTCTCGGAGAAGCAGCTCGCGCCGACGGTGGACGTGTACACGGCGCTCGTTGGCGCCTACGGCTACAGCGGCCTGCTGGACGAGGCGATGGCCACGGTCGGTCTGATGAAAGGCGCTGATACAGACTGCAAGCCGGACGAGTACACCTTCTCCGTCCTCATCAACTGCTGTTGTAAGTCACGCCGCTTCGACCTGATCCCCACCGTCCTCGACGAGATGTCTTATCTGGGGATTGGATGCAACGTTGTCATCCACAATGGGATAATTGATGGATACGGCAAGGCCGGCATGCTAGAGGAGATGGACGATGCGCTGTCCAACATGCTTCAAGACGGGGACAATGTGCCGGACATATACACGATGAACTCCATCATCTGGGCTTATGGCAACCGTGGCAGGGTGGATGACATGGAGAAGTGGTACGATGAGTTTCAGTTGATGGGCGTTGAGCCAGATACGCGGACGTTCAATATCATGATGAAGTCTTATGGCAAGGCTAACATGCCTGACAAAATGTTGTCGATCCTGAAATACATGAAGCGGCGTTTCTTCTCACCCTCTGCTGCTACATTCAACATAATCATAGATTGTTTTGGAAGGGCTGGCAACATTGAGAAGATGGAGTACTATTTCAGGCTGATGAAAATTCAGGGCGTCAAACCCAACCCCATCACATACTGCTCCCTGGTTAATGGATACAGTAAAGCTGGGCTCCTTGATATGGTTCCTGCAATTATTCGACAGACGGAGAACACCGATGTCGTCTTAGATACTCCTTTTTTCAACTGTGTTATCAGTGCATACGCCAAGTCTGGAGATATCGAAATAATGGAGGAAATGCTAGTGCTAATGAAGGAAAAGAAATGTAAGCCAGACAAGGTAATTTATACCACCATGATTCAGGCATATATGGCGCATGGGATGGATGAAGCCGCTAAGTTGTTAGAAACAGAAATGGAAAGATTTAACAACAAATTACTG GGACCAGTTCCTGTGGTTGATTACAAGTAA